CGCCACGTCGCAGGCGACGTTCCACACGCCGGTGCCGGACACGTACTTCACGTGCGAGCCGCGCGCCTCGGCGTAGTCGGAGACGCGGCCGCGGCGGGTCTCCTTGATCTCCTTGAGCAGGGCCAGGTCGATGCCCTTCTCGTCGACCACGTAGCCGGTCGAGTCGGAGCAGGTGAGCACGGTCGCGCCGAGCTGCTGGGCCTTCTCGATCGCGTAGATCGCCACGTTGCCGGAGCCGGAGACCACCACGCGCTGGCCGGCCAGGTTCTCGCCGCGGGTGCGCAGCATCTCCTCGGTGAACATCACGCAGCCGTAGCCGGTGGCCTCGGTGCGGGCCTGCGCGCCGCCCCAGCCCAGGCCCTTGCCGGTGAGCACGCCCGACTCGTAGCGGTTGGTGATCCGCTTGTACTGGCCGAACAGGTAGCCGATCTCGCGGCCGCCGACGCCGATGTCACCGGCGGGGACGTCGGTGTACTCGCCGAGGTGGCGGTGCAGTTCGGTCATGAAGGACTGGCAGAAGCGCATGATCTCGGCGTCCGAGCGGCCCTTGGGGTCGAAGTCGGCGCCGCCCTTGCCGCCGCCGATCGGCATGCCGGTGAGGGCGTTCTTGAAGATCTGCTCGAAGCCGAGGAACTTGACGATGCCCAGGTTCACCGAGGGGTGGAAGCGCAGGCCGCCCTTGTACGGGCCGAG
The window above is part of the Kitasatospora sp. NA04385 genome. Proteins encoded here:
- the gdhA gene encoding NADP-specific glutamate dehydrogenase; its protein translation is MPATPSPAASTDAGARLIEPLYQEVLRRNQGENEFHQAVREVLETLGPVLQQRPELVDARIIERVCEPERQLIFRVPWSDDRGGIHVNRGFRVEFSSALGPYKGGLRFHPSVNLGIVKFLGFEQIFKNALTGMPIGGGKGGADFDPKGRSDAEIMRFCQSFMTELHRHLGEYTDVPAGDIGVGGREIGYLFGQYKRITNRYESGVLTGKGLGWGGAQARTEATGYGCVMFTEEMLRTRGENLAGQRVVVSGSGNVAIYAIEKAQQLGATVLTCSDSTGYVVDEKGIDLALLKEIKETRRGRVSDYAEARGSHVKYVSGTGVWNVACDVALPCATQNELHEADAVALVRSGVKAVAEGANMPTTPEAVRVFQEAGVAFAPGKAANAGGVATSALEMQQNASRDSWTFEHTEARLGEIMKHIHDSCYTTAEKYGSPGNYVVGANIAGFELVADAMLAQGLI